From the Quercus lobata isolate SW786 chromosome 6, ValleyOak3.0 Primary Assembly, whole genome shotgun sequence genome, one window contains:
- the LOC115995200 gene encoding protein NRT1/ PTR FAMILY 5.2-like gives MALEEAIDEYTQDGTVDLKGNPVLRSKRGGWKACWFVVVYEVFERMAYYGISSNLIVYLTNKLHQGTVTSANNVTNWVGTIWITPILGAYIADAHLGRYWTFIIACMIYLSGMILLTLSVSLNSLKPPPCNEVIVGNCKKASTLHLAVFYGALYTLAVGTGGTKPNISTIGADQFDEFNPKEKGHKLSFFNWWMFSIFFGTLFANTVLVYVQDNVGWTLGYGLPTLGLAISIAIFVAGTPFYRHKVPTGSPFTRMSRVVVAAIRKWRVTIPNDIKELYELELEEYAKKGKYRIDSTPTMSLLTKASVKTGSTNPWMLCTVTQVEETKQMLRMIPILVATFVPSTMVAQINTLFVKQGTTLDRAMGSFKIPPASLAGFVTISMLISVVLYDRFFVRIMQKWTKNPRGITLLQRMGIGLAIHILIMAVASLTERYRLSVAKEHGLVENGGQVPLTIFILLPQFVLMGTADAFLEVAKIEFFYDQAPESMKSLGTSYSMTTLGIGNFLSSFLLSTVSHITKEHGHQGWILNDLNASHLDYYYAFFAVLNFLNFIFFLFVIKYYVYKAEVSDSIKVLTEELKGMTEIRD, from the exons atggctCTGGAAGAAGCAATAGATGAATACACTCAGGATGGGACAGTGGATCTGAAAGGGAACCCAGTCCTTAGATCCAAGAGAGGTGGATGGAAAGCTTGCTGGTTTGTCGTTG TGTATGAGGTTTTTGAACGCATGGCCTATTATGGTATATCCTCCAACCTGATCGTATATTTAACAAATAAGCTCCATCAGGGCACGGTCACCTCTGCCAACAATGTCACCAATTGGGTTGGCACCATTTGGATTACTCCAATCTTGGGTGCTTACATTGCTGATGCTCATCTTGGCCGATATTGGACGTTTATTATCGCATGCATGATTTATCTCTCG GGAATGATACTATTAACATTGTCGGTTTCACTGAATAGTCTAAAACCGCCTCCATGCAATGAAGTCATCGTGGGAAACTGTAAGAAAGCATCAACCTTACACCTTGCAGTGTTTTATGGTGCACTATATACCTTGGCCGTGGGAACAGGAGGAACCAAGCCAAACATCTCCACCATTGGTGCAGACCAATTTGATGAGTTTAACCCCAAAGAGAAGGGTCATAAGCTTTCCTTCTTCAATTGGTGGATGTTCAGTATCTTCTTTGGGACCCTCTTTGCCAATACAGTTCTTGTGTATGTACAAGACAATGTAGGATGGACTTTAGGGTATGGGCTTCCAACCCTTGGACTAGCAATATCTATTGCCATCTTTGTGGCTGGCACACCCTTCTATAGACACAAGGTGCCCACAGGGAGTCCCTTCACAAGGATGTCAAGGGTTGTAGTTGCAGCTATAAGGAAATGGAGGGTGACTATCCCTAATGATATTAAAGAGCTCTATGAGCTTGAATTGGAAGAGTATGCAAAGAAAGGAAAGTACAGGATTGATTCCACACCAACTATGAG CCTGCTTACCAAGGCATCTGTGAAAACCGGCTCAACGAATCCATGGATGCTGTGCACAGTTACACAAGTTGAGGAGACCAAACAAATGCTACGAATGATTCCCATCTTGGTTGCCACCTTTGTACCGAGCACAATGGTTGCTCAGATCAACACCCTTTTCGTCAAGCAAGGTACCACTCTTGATAGAGCCATGGGCAGCTTCAAAATCCCCCCAGCAAGTTTAGCTGGATTTGTAACCATTTCCATGCTTATCTCTGTGGTGCTCTATGACCGGTTCTTTGTCAGGATTATGCAAAAGTGGACTAAAAATCCTAGAGGTATCACTCTCCTTCAAAGAATGGGAATTGGGCTTGCCATCCACATTTTGATAATGGCAGTCGCATCTCTAACTGAGAGATATAGACTAAGTGTGGCTAAGGAACATGGGCTAGTTGAAAATGGAGGACAAGTTCCTTTAACCATATTCATTTTGCTCCCTCAGTTCGTGCTTATGGGAACAGCAGATGCATTTTTAGAGGTTGCCAAGATTGAGTTCTTCTATGACCAGGCACCAGAAAGCATGAAGAGTCTTGGGACTTCCTATTCCATGACTACCCTAGGAATTGGAAACTTTCTGAGTAGTTTCCTTCTTTCAACAGTTTCCCACATAACCAAGGAACATGGTCACCAAGGATGGATTCTAAATGATCTGAATGCTTCTCATCTTGACTATTATTATGCATTTTTTGCGGTACTGAACTTCCtaaactttattttcttcttgtttgtaATTAAGTACTATGTGTATAAGGCTGAAGTTTCGGATTCTATAAAAGTGCTTACAGAAGAATTGAAGGGAATGACAGAAATTAGAGACTGA